A region from the Pontixanthobacter aestiaquae genome encodes:
- the cobT gene encoding cobaltochelatase subunit CobT encodes MADDTPLDLFKQALTGASRSIAREPEVEVAWSADAPSSTGNNFRVPLPGRNLPVDQAQEARGFADSFALKLRHHSEGMHARNAPSEPLARACYDAVELVRYEALGSNNFSGMRDNLDAALMVRMGADPITRAQSKDEVPVQGALALMLREKLTGQEIPERAVPAVDMVREWIEEKVGSDFESLALSLDDQKSFQSLTLDMLRNLELIKEETDSGSDDEDGEDEEGQDEEEQDGDEDSAEGDPQTGEMAGEAAEGEDTGESETEQSSEEEMSDGEMGDEGEEGMMPVRPNRPWTDIPGDFDYKHFTDKFDEEIEAPELCDTEELDRLRAYLDSQLTGLQSIVTKLANRLQRRLMAQQNRAWDFDQEEGLLDAARLARVVTQPGHALSYKIERDQEFKDTVVTLLIDNSGSMRGRPISIAAISADIMARTLERCGVKVEILGFTTRAWKGGQSREAWLADGKPPQPGRLNDLRHIIYKKADEPWRRARRNLGLMMREGLLKENIDGEALMWAHQRLLMRPEDRRILMVISDGAPVDDSTLSVNTAGYLEQHLRRVIEWIEKSSPVELAAIGIGHDVTRYYDRAVTIMDVEQLGGTIIEQLAGLFDTKG; translated from the coding sequence TTGGCTGACGACACTCCTCTCGACCTGTTTAAGCAGGCGCTGACAGGCGCCAGCCGTTCGATCGCGCGCGAGCCGGAGGTGGAAGTCGCGTGGAGTGCGGATGCGCCGTCCTCTACCGGAAATAATTTCCGCGTGCCTTTGCCCGGCCGGAACCTGCCCGTCGACCAAGCGCAGGAAGCACGCGGTTTCGCGGATAGTTTCGCGCTCAAGCTGCGGCACCATAGTGAGGGGATGCATGCCCGCAACGCGCCGTCAGAGCCACTCGCGCGCGCTTGCTATGATGCAGTTGAACTGGTTCGCTATGAAGCGCTCGGTTCCAATAATTTCAGCGGTATGCGCGACAATCTTGATGCCGCGTTGATGGTCCGTATGGGTGCTGATCCTATCACCCGTGCGCAGAGCAAGGATGAGGTTCCGGTGCAGGGCGCGCTGGCGCTGATGCTGCGCGAAAAGCTGACCGGGCAGGAGATACCTGAACGCGCTGTCCCTGCGGTCGACATGGTCCGCGAGTGGATTGAGGAGAAGGTCGGAAGCGATTTTGAATCGCTCGCATTGTCGCTCGACGATCAAAAGTCTTTCCAATCGCTTACGCTCGATATGTTGCGCAATCTCGAACTTATCAAAGAGGAAACCGATAGCGGTTCCGATGATGAGGACGGCGAGGACGAAGAGGGCCAAGACGAGGAAGAACAGGACGGCGACGAGGATAGCGCTGAAGGCGATCCGCAAACCGGCGAAATGGCCGGAGAAGCTGCCGAAGGTGAAGACACTGGCGAGAGCGAGACCGAGCAATCTTCCGAAGAGGAAATGAGCGACGGCGAGATGGGCGATGAGGGCGAGGAAGGCATGATGCCTGTCCGCCCGAACCGGCCATGGACCGACATTCCCGGCGACTTTGACTACAAGCACTTCACCGACAAGTTTGATGAAGAGATCGAAGCGCCCGAGCTATGCGACACCGAAGAGCTCGACCGGCTGCGCGCTTATCTCGATAGCCAGCTGACCGGTTTGCAAAGCATCGTCACTAAGCTAGCGAACCGCCTGCAGCGCCGCTTGATGGCGCAGCAAAACCGCGCTTGGGATTTCGATCAGGAAGAGGGGCTTCTCGATGCAGCCCGCCTTGCCCGTGTGGTCACGCAGCCAGGGCATGCGCTCAGCTACAAGATCGAGCGCGATCAGGAATTCAAAGACACGGTCGTAACCCTGTTGATCGACAATTCCGGTTCAATGCGCGGCCGCCCGATTTCGATTGCTGCGATCAGCGCCGACATTATGGCGCGGACATTGGAGCGCTGCGGCGTAAAGGTCGAGATTCTCGGCTTTACCACCCGCGCATGGAAAGGCGGGCAGAGCCGCGAAGCATGGCTCGCCGATGGCAAGCCGCCGCAGCCGGGCCGGCTCAATGATCTGCGTCATATCATCTATAAAAAGGCCGACGAACCATGGCGCCGTGCCCGACGCAATCTCGGCCTGATGATGCGCGAAGGGCTGCTTAAGGAAAACATCGACGGCGAGGCGCTGATGTGGGCGCACCAACGCTTGCTCATGCGGCCAGAAGATCGCCGCATCCTGATGGTCATATCCGACGGCGCGCCGGTCGATGACTCTACTCTCAGCGTGAACACCGCAGGCTATCTCGAACAGCATTTGCGCCGCGTTATCGAATGGATCGAGAAAAGCTCACCGGTCGAACTGGCGGCGATTGGTATCGGCCACGATGTCACGCGCTATTATGACCGCGCGGTGACGATCATGGACGTCGAACAATTAGGCGGGACTATTATCGAGCAACTGGCCGGGCTGTTCGATACGAAGGGGTAA
- a CDS encoding DUF4197 domain-containing protein: MTDLLDHHTGRRAFIVGGAATGALALSGCAGLPGFGFTDAIRRLLLLSSERAFARLTADGGFWDQQVGRIGLANIMGTRGNILAGILTSAVFKDQLEDAFADVAIRGAERAAPLVADAVRIIGIQAAEQLVRGGPTAATSFLRGEMGTSLVEAMVPELGDAIRLASDPVIGRAISRLSGVDVAGVSNRFSGDINNAIWNEMGVEEAEIRRNPRGTNDPVLIGVFGTAGL, from the coding sequence ATGACCGATTTGTTGGACCATCACACAGGACGGCGTGCATTTATAGTGGGCGGAGCCGCAACCGGGGCACTGGCACTAAGCGGGTGTGCGGGACTGCCGGGCTTTGGGTTTACCGATGCTATCCGGCGCCTGCTGCTTCTTTCCAGTGAGCGCGCCTTTGCGCGGCTGACCGCGGATGGCGGCTTTTGGGATCAGCAGGTCGGCCGGATCGGCCTCGCCAATATCATGGGTACGCGCGGGAATATTCTGGCGGGCATCCTTACCTCGGCGGTGTTCAAGGACCAGTTGGAAGATGCCTTTGCCGATGTCGCGATACGCGGCGCAGAACGCGCTGCCCCCTTAGTGGCGGATGCCGTGCGGATTATCGGTATTCAGGCGGCGGAACAGCTTGTGCGCGGCGGACCGACAGCCGCTACATCGTTCCTGCGCGGAGAGATGGGCACTTCGCTGGTAGAGGCGATGGTACCAGAACTGGGAGATGCGATCCGGCTGGCCAGTGATCCGGTGATTGGCCGCGCGATATCGCGCCTGAGCGGTGTCGATGTCGCGGGCGTTTCCAATCGCTTCTCGGGCGATATCAACAACGCCATCTGGAACGAGATGGGTGTTGAAGAAGCCGAAATTCGCCGCAACCCGCGTGGTACCAACGATCCGGTATTGATTGGTGTGTTCGGGACCGCTGGTCTCTGA
- the fsa gene encoding fructose-6-phosphate aldolase, with the protein MKFFADTAEIADIKEMAATGLLDGVTTNPSLIAKSGRDFMEVTKEICGLTDGPVSAEVVALDHETMMKEAEVLRKIADNVCIKVPLTIDGLKTCNALTMDGTMVNVTLCFSANQALLAAKAGATFISPFVGRHDDNGSNGMDLIRDIRQIYDNYDFETEILVASVRHATHVLESALIGADVMTAPPAVIKGLFKHILTDKGIEGFLADWEKTGQSIV; encoded by the coding sequence ATGAAATTCTTCGCCGACACTGCTGAAATTGCCGACATAAAGGAAATGGCCGCTACCGGTTTACTCGATGGGGTCACCACCAACCCGTCGCTGATTGCCAAGTCGGGGCGTGACTTTATGGAGGTGACGAAGGAGATTTGCGGGCTGACTGATGGCCCGGTTAGCGCCGAAGTGGTCGCGCTCGATCACGAAACGATGATGAAAGAGGCCGAAGTCCTGCGCAAAATTGCGGACAATGTCTGCATCAAGGTTCCGCTGACGATTGATGGCCTAAAAACCTGCAACGCGCTGACCATGGACGGCACGATGGTCAACGTCACCCTGTGCTTCTCCGCCAATCAGGCATTGCTCGCGGCGAAGGCCGGTGCGACGTTCATCTCGCCATTTGTTGGCCGCCATGATGACAACGGCTCGAACGGCATGGATCTGATCCGCGACATTCGCCAGATCTACGACAATTACGATTTTGAAACCGAAATTCTGGTCGCATCGGTTCGTCATGCAACGCATGTGCTGGAAAGCGCGTTGATCGGCGCGGATGTCATGACTGCGCCGCCAGCCGTGATCAAAGGTCTGTTCAAACATATACTGACCGACAAGGGCATCGAAGGCTTCCTTGCCGATTGGGAAAAGACCGGCCAGTCTATCGTATAA
- a CDS encoding DUF2490 domain-containing protein → MTTPAVASDDAFELWLNPSISTDLDDDTSIELETAQRFRSAADGRVDTYFFRGWVKQQVSDEFTLAGAVEKRFNDGSSDELRTMQQLSGKHGIFRTRVRLEQRFVEDRGGRMGLRLRPRAGISLPLGDNGKWSVKTDAELFWTLRGTSPGSDTGITGLRTQIGTSYDISDQLSLSLTYLRQQSFRDNAPDRVGHAPLLGVEFSF, encoded by the coding sequence ATGACAACGCCTGCCGTCGCAAGCGACGATGCATTTGAACTGTGGCTAAATCCATCGATATCGACCGATCTTGATGATGACACATCGATTGAGCTGGAAACCGCACAGCGTTTCCGCAGTGCCGCCGATGGCCGTGTTGATACCTATTTCTTCCGCGGTTGGGTAAAGCAACAAGTCTCCGACGAGTTCACTCTAGCCGGAGCCGTCGAGAAACGCTTCAACGATGGCAGCAGCGACGAGTTGCGCACGATGCAACAACTATCAGGCAAGCACGGTATTTTCCGAACGCGCGTAAGGCTGGAGCAGCGCTTTGTCGAAGATCGCGGCGGCAGAATGGGGTTACGCCTTCGTCCCCGTGCCGGGATCAGCCTGCCGTTAGGTGACAACGGAAAGTGGAGCGTCAAGACCGATGCAGAGCTGTTCTGGACCTTACGCGGGACCAGCCCAGGTAGCGATACCGGCATTACCGGACTGCGGACACAAATTGGCACAAGCTATGACATCAGCGACCAGCTTTCGCTTAGCCTGACCTATCTTCGTCAGCAGAGCTTCAGGGATAATGCGCCTGATCGAGTGGGCCACGCGCCGCTACTCGGAGTAGAATTTTCATTCTGA